gcatatacagtatacagtaattacatagaaaaaattgggctgggcataacattttttatagaTGGTtccgaaaaaacggaacggatatggaagacatacggagtacattctgtatgtgctccgttttttttgtggacccattgacttgaatggagccatggaacatgatttgcgggcaataatagggcatgttctatctttgaacggaacggaaaaatggaaatatggaaacagaatgcatgcggagtacattccgtttttttttgcggaaccattgaaataaatggttccatatacggaactaaaaaacggcccgtatacagaatgcaaaatatgttcgtgtgaacgagccctaagaggCAGGAGAAAGGTTTGCGCTGATGAAGAAGATTGCCTAGACTGTACATTTGTTGTAAACTCTCAGTTCTGCAGGTTTTCAgcttctagaatgctctcatttagtgacagcaagcagagtttgacaATGCTCAAGGAAAAGCTGAAAAATACCATTAAAGGGTTTTCCTACAATTCACATTCATaatgtatcctcaggataggtccccACCTCTAGGACAACCAAAGATCACTAGAGAAGGGGTCCCGAGCCCCCATCCTTCTCACTGCATGACTGCAGTGATTAGGTGTTTGAATAGAGTAATCATGTGTGGTGCCGCTCCGTTCAAAGAGTATGGGGCTGACCAGAGGCATGCACAGATATCATAGGGCCTGATACTAAAACTTggaatggcccccccccccccccccccatatcactaggctatgcccccattgcTTTATAGGCACcgctgggacacgcacctatctcCTAAATGGAGCCCGCAAAGTGTTGGCTAGAgaactctggtccggccaccaccaagcactgtccccaaagaagtaaatgggagcgcaccgcgcatgaccggccaccacttccatgcacttctatggggccaacagaaatagccgagccaacaCTCGGCTATTTAATGCGCCCCCAAAgttaatgaatggagggcggcggcAGTGCGaactccaccactttcagggctccgttctcaatataggtgcaggtcccagcggtaggacctacACATTTttaaggcaatgggggcatatcctagcaatatgccccctttgtctgagctgagaaaacccctttaaaacaaatgTACTCATTTCTATTTTATTTGTGGAGGAATGTTTTAATAAAAGAGTCACGCTTTCACCCACTTTCCCAAAGTGAAACAGGTACTAGAAATATGGCGCTCATTCTGAACACTAGATTTTTCAATGTATTTACCAGACAACCAACCTAAATACATTGCTAAATTTCCCCATACAACTCTAGATCTCTTGCTTCCCTTCACATAGTACATGATAAAACTGCctgcctgcatccaccactaGGAGAGTTCAGTGCACAGGaatttatattttacatttatgAGATAACTCCTTTGTAGGTAAGGATGTGTTAGTTTCACTGTAAGTATCTCTAATTTGGAGACAAATACAATACAGCCTGGAAACACATAGTGGTCCTGATATGGCTGAAAACTGCACTGGCACTTGGTTTACTGCAAATTTCTATTGTTTAGAGCCACACATTGCATgtaaaatgtctaaaaaaaaacctgtgttttACCTATTACCTAGTAAATCACCGACCCTGCAATATGATATGGTAGATACTGTTGTATGATGTCACCAGCCTCTGCTCACTCATTCCATGGAGGAGACTTTGCTGATGTCTAATATTAGATATTAGCGCAGTGTTTGGAAGCAGTTTTAGGCAACAGCTTAGATGTGAAGTTGTGACATTCAATGAGCCCCTGACATTTTATTGAAAGTGTTTCAAGGGTCACCTTAATTTATAGTTGTTTTGGCTACCTGGCCCCCTTCACTGGTCTTTGTGTGTAAGATTCTGGATGGATGGACAGGGTCATGTGTGCttctgcaaccaatgactggaCTCAGAAATGACATGACCCAAGCATGATATAAACCCAGCGGTGTGTGACCTTGTCCATCTTGACGTTTACAGGCCAGTAAAGGGAGCCAGGAAGCCCAACCGAAGTGctggatagtgatggacgaacattggccgggacggtttGTGAACGCGACACTCCAATGTTCACGAACTGTGTATTCGAAACGGgctccatagacttgaatggcaggcgaacctgaaaaaccttcaggtcatatttgcagccaccaaataattactagaagttcacaaatagtcccagaacatggacagtgacataccagatgtattattcgaatttgcgatctccattaattattttttttcaatgcaaaatatcggcaatgtaattctCACAAATGCGTATGCGCAAAATAGGCGCGGCCTACTAGagcaactggtttccaccagaccgaagttggatgcgatcagaaaagatggttggcaacaattttcgcCACGTTGAGGAAGAACTTCTGGTCACTGTAAGtgatttgacattaaagcagtgtaattgtttacatttcacatgcatattAGAACAaacgctgtatatgcagatccaATCTTTTAAAAAACACgccattgcgaaaatccctaatgatgcggtttttttttttcgcggtacacagaaccactttaccaactgtcaacggCCTGTGAcctcaaagctgaaaggagtgcaggaccggcgtggctcttggcttccaggcacaacagacgcagcacagcatggcaacgtctcacctggcacgtcgaataggttctagggaccttggggggcacagcggaagaggcAATAGCAgctgaaaaggaggagtcagccgaggaggagagggaggatggagtaggaggaggaaacaaAGAGGCAGGTCTGCTTGTAattcgtggcagtaacaccaaatccacatgggtgtcgCGGGTtgaatgcttgacggccgtcagaaggttcacccagtgggcagtaaaagttatgtaccttccctgcctgtgtttcctagaccacatgtctgtggtcagatgtatcttggcaccgacactgtgtgccagagatacattcatttgtcgctgaacgtggccatatagctctgggatgcccttctgggagaaatattttcttttggggaccttccattgcggtgtgccaatggccccaaattttctaaaggcctctgagtccaccagtttatgtggaagtagttggcgggctagcagttctgacaagccagcagtcagccgttgggcaagaaggTTATCCGCCgtcatcattttttgggggaaaggaagcctgctttttgccagatgaacgcgacaacggcacagtggaaggtggagtggaggacaactgggaggagagaagagaaggagaagaggcatgacggggagcgccgggagtgcggctttgtgggttctgactgtgttgctcccactgggcttggtgatgggaggccaggtgccttcttaagacggtagtccctaggtgagtgttgggattactgcgacttatgcattgcaagcacaggctgcagatggcaacattattgtaaccagcggacacgttaaaaaaagcccacactgcgtagCCATGTGCCggagtcctgggagcgccagatgcgaccgtgcatggtggatggctagttccagtctgctttttgcctcctgtgccctgcgagctctgcctgcttctcctccctctatgCTGCTcagtctcttcctctgaactcccctcctcttcctgcttgtgggcacccacgtgaagtCCATCGACATgtaatcatcgtcaccttcaccgccactgacattagagatctcggagtaggcagcaacagtggggaccaccctccttggattgatctgggtactgtcgccagactgctgggtggcggacgttgatacctcctcttcctgatccgatgccaagaatgactgtgcatcggtaaggtcttcttggaatggatgggaaaataattcctgtgactctggcggaggggatatggtggtggtggtggtgtctttgggggtgcacacagcagagagtgaggagaatgcagatacagaggatgaggagggtgcagaatcgGAAGGTTGagcgagccactcaaccaagtctggtgtgtcctttgatgtaatcgcacgcaccttctgcaacttcccacttagactctggcctggtgcacctgcccaaaccCTACCACCCctacggaatggcctgcctcttcctctgcctgtcattttcaatatGACCCTGTGAAAAAACTCCCTATAgaggagcagtatttgtggatgaaggtatataacacccctgcctcaatcagttttttgggggggcaactagtaaatcacaccagtagaaattattagttccaatagcgtttgtcactctgtgtagatgcgttaACGCAGCAaaatcgcacacaactgctgcacaatacaattgcactataataatataataagtatatcacacccctcagtatttcacacctatcaatagcacacctataccagtccttaaaaggacttttgtggacctattagctagagatttgtgtccctaacagcctgtccctgctccacacagcaacctctccctacactggcaaaagactgaatgtaaaatagcggccagatcaggtttatttataaggtggggggtatgtccatgtgctgaaacgtctcaattggctgtcctgtaccacctgatggatgtgtcatgggtcaaagttcttcacaatgtaaaagaatatggcgggcgcgaatcgCAAATTCAtaaagtttgccgtgaaacgaccaccgggcgaaccgcaaggccatctctagtggtggAAACCAAATGAGTGGAGTCTTTTCCACAGGTAGAGCAGCatggggttaaaattgaaaaaaaatatatataccgctAATTAGAGCTGTAGACAGGCATTTCTTCATCCAGGACAAAGATTAAGTGTGGTGTTCCCCAGTGCGGTGTATTAGAATTAGTAATTCAAAGTTGCACTaccccaaaaaaattgttacaattCATTTACACCATTTACATAGAACTACAGTTACAAGTTTTATTGTCAGTAATGCAAACACAATGGTGCTATATCACAAACATAAATTGTACCCATATGCTGCATGCTATGCTCACATATATGCAGAACACACAtgcatacatattacatacacattaTACACATATAGTTACACACATTGCACATACTTACCTCTCTTCAGAGCTGCCATGTCAGCAATATTGACCAAAGCCTGCTTCTTGCCTGAACTGCTACCTgaactcccctcccccccccccccttttcttacAGTCCCGTCAGAGCTGCTGACGGATCAAGTTACAACAGCCAGTAATTTTCAACACTACAgataggagagggagggggaaggCACTGATTCCAGAGACATTTTCATACACTTCTATCATACATTGCAAGATTATTACATAGTGTGGTGCCTAagcaacagtgtcatacaatagcaaagaaaacattttttttttaggatttaaaaaaaaatctgttgcaGAGAGTTAAGGGACAGGGGCACCCAGAGTATCCTTGCAATTTTTTGTGATTATGTCATTTTTAACAATAGGTCTACATAGTATAGAACCAGATGTTGtgaaacaactcccagcatgctctatggGAGTCCCAAGAACAGCCTagcaagtttgcatgctgggagttgtagtttgacaacagctggagtgccggaggttgctgatcactgGTATAGAATATACTAAAGTTTGGATTGTGGTAAGGCTCTGTTCAGGCTGTGTTCTCTGACAGAAGTCGGCAGTGTATGCCACTGTATAGGCATACAATGGAATATGTTGTCCATAGGATCCCATTGTAAGAAAACATGGCATATGTATAAGAGAGCATGGCAATATATGCTTTCGTATACAGTGAAATAAAATTATACCATATATATTTAATAAGGTAACAGACCTAAAATTATAGTAGGAGAAATTAATATTCTAATACAGGCAGTTTATGATGCTGCATTGTTTTTATGATGATATCTTAGAGGTAATAACTGAACTTGCAGTTTTACTTAAAACCACAAATACAAATTTCACAATTTTATTTGTATGAGATGATAAAATGATATTTTGTGTTATTCCACAGACCCATCTTTCCCAATGAGTCAACGAAGCTTTCCTCCATCCTTTTGGAACAGCAGCTACCAGCCATCTGCAGCTCCACCAACCCTGGGCAGCAGCCTAGCCAGTCCTCTAAGTGGTCCTCATACAGAAATCCCTTTTGGAGCAGACCCTTATTCCCCTGCTTCTCTTCATAGCCATTTACACCAGGGACCACCTGAGCCTTGGCACCATGCacatcaccatcaccaccacccaTATTCTATTGGTGGAGCTATAAACAGTCAGGGTTCCAGTTATCCACGGGCTACAATGCATGAGGTATACAGTACACACTTTGATCCCCGCTACAGTTCTCTACTTGTCCCGGCATCAGTCAGACCTCACAGAATCACACCAGCAGGAACGGCGCCTGGTGCCACACAGTGCGACCTAAGCAAGGGAGAGCCATCTGGATCTGCATGGACAAGCCCTGGTCCATATCCAGGACCAGCAGGAGACATGGGACAAAGCCTTGGCCTCAATGTTGATGCAGGTAAGCAGAGCTGGGATTCATTCACCACCACTTAGGGATGTCACTTTTGGATCTATGGTGTCATTATCTAAATTTAGGAGCATAAAAATAAATACCATACCCAAAATCCTGACCAACAACTATTTTCCCAGGTGAAACACTAGAAACATAAATGCTAGTcagtgctcatgcacacggctgtcgcccggctgtggccgtattgtggcctgcaaacagcgagtccgcaatatgcgggcaccggccgtgggCTCCCTGCATCAtggatgtagacccattcacttgaatgggtccgcaatacggaGCTGCGGTGCAAAATAAAGGAACAGAACCCCACATaagcactacggagtacttcCGTGGTGTttttgtccgtgcctccgcactgcaaaaaaatagaacatgttctatttttttgcggcgcggacggatcacggacccattgaagttgaatgggtctcgatcaaTCCCAGCCgtcgcacggacgttgcccgtgcattggggactgcaaattgcggtccccaatgcatggaatggctgcaaaacggccgtgtgcatgagcccttaatcagtaCTCACCACCAGTGCTTCTGCAGAAAAGTAGGTGACTAGGTTGGAGTTCTTAACTATTTTACTAACACCCAACTGGTGAGTATGCTGGATTTCCAGTGATCTAGCTCTGTCACCTGCTTGATAGAATTAGAAGGCTTAATCatttcaatgggccactctgttttagggcccattcagacggccgtagtgctttgcggatctgcaaattgcagattcgcaaaacacggacactggccgtgtgcgttccgctaTTTTCGGACCGCACATGcacgcaaccataatagaaaatgcctattcctgtctacgattgcgggcaagaatagagCAAGCTCTATCTTTTCGGCAGAGCCGGGGAACAGAacccacggatgcggacagcacatggtaagctgtccacatcttttgcggtccaattgaaatgaatgggttcgcaaccgttccgcataattgGGGAACGGAGGCGGTCTCATTCATACGCCTGTTTGAATGAGTCCTTATACACATCACTGGCTTTCATTACAGGATATACTAAGTGTATTTCGACATTAAATATTGCCataatatataaaatgcagttttaCAAATAACTATGTATTTGTTTGAAATGCCTTGTTAGAATTTAGAAGTTATGATGTTTTTCAAGCATTcctctctatattttttttaggaaaatgcTTTTATAAAATaactcactttaaaaaaaatggcagtaaaatgcattaaaaaaacaccacGATAAATGATGCATCGAACAGCATAGAGCTGCATAAAGCTGGCCATGCATGGTGAGATTTCTCAGTAATAAGTTGAGCTCTGTAAATGAATGAAATAGACACAATTAATTGGGTGCTGCTgcagtatgttgtttttttttttacctttttttagaCACTATTGAATGCATGCATTTTTGAGGCTACCTTCACATATTTCAGTTATGCCCAGTTAGTTGTTTTTTGCCAGGACCTGGACACAACTGATATGTATACTGCATTATAGTGTACAGATCCAGCGCCAGATAGAAAAACGTAGTCTGGCGCGATTTGACATCCGGCATCGCAACTAATACTCCAGATGTATGAGAAGGATACCATAGAAAACTATTGAATAATTTCTGTCTCAGTTCCCTTCTGTTTTTAGGGGAACTGAGCCGAATAGCTGGACATATGTGGAGGGAGTTTTTGGGTATGGCATTTTTtgcacaaacagttttttttttttctagtcttttttttcctatagagaaactataaaaaagaaagaaagaggtcAATGGCCAACATTTAACATCAATTCGTGGTAGtttttgcagcaaaaaaaaacaaacaaaacacagcatttaaaaaagaaattatCCTTAATTTTTGGTGATTTATTCATACACTAAAAGATATTTATTAGATCACCTTTGCACTCAATGGAGCAGTGATCAAGCCCACTAATAAATTACAAATGACCAACAATTGCATGCAGTAGTTTATCCTCATTTCATTGTTATCTCACACTTTGTTTGAAGCTTTATAAAATTTTGCCACTTATGGGCAGCTGAAGTCAGCCGTAGGCTTTAGGTAACCTGTTCTTCCGTCAATAAGTTATGGCTGGACTTTGAATGTAGAGTCAAAGACTTTAGTCTTTCACTGATAATATACTGTACTCCTGGGCTAGAAATAGTATTCACACATGTAAGGAAATTAAAAACTTTCACTGATTCACTTTGAATATTGTAAGGGCTTTTCTAACAATTTTCTAGATTCTTCATCAAACATGATAAGCTAAAGAAATAGATTTCCAACCCTTCATTTCAACTTATTAAATAATCCTGAAATAACAAATGACCAATTattttccaataaatggttacAAACCACAGTACGAATTAGGGTGCAGTAGTGCACTCACAACAATTATATTGAAAGCACGTAGAAGGGGCCTGTAGTATGTGGAAGAACCCCTCAAATAACTACATAATCATTCTCCTACAAATCATAGGCTTGGAGACAACAGCATGGTTGAAAACTCGAACTGTGTAGAGAATCAAAGAACAAAGGCTGCTAATTGACAGCCATCTTATCTATCTGGTGGCGGTTAGAGGACTTCTCACTTTCTGTACTTCTCAATTGTTTTTCTGTGTTTGCACTGCCAATAGTTAACCATTCATTCCATCCTTGCAATACATTCCTGCTCTGAACATTTATCTCAGTTGTGTTTGTTTGGAGTTTTCTTTCCTGGATTGTGAAAGATATTGTTTCAGGTTCTTTGAGTCAGGATATGGATAATTGATCAGGTCAGACTGTGTATGTTGTGATGTGCCTACAACTGAAAGGAATCCCTGTACAGACTGATATTGGCAGCCTGGTGTATAAAAAGCACAAATGGTGTCAACTAGTCTTCACCATAGTAAATTAATATACTAACAAATCCTAAAGAGGATTTTTTGACAGGCTATTAGAACATTATTCCTGCTCCTCAGTTAGTTAATATATGCTATGAATGTTGCATTTTCAGATTAGTTTTTGGCTGTTGTGTTTTTTCATAGCATTTAGCGACATCAAGAGAGGGAGCGTAAAAGTCAATTAAACTAATCTATAATAAGCCTATAAGGATATTTGATTGTGATGTTGACAGGAAAACAGTTGACGGAATTAAAAAATCAAGGTCAATGACGAAAACAAACTTTAAAAAAGAGAGATAGGATGATGAGGGGTCTGAACCAACAAATACTgagaagaggagagaggagaatacTTGAGGTGAATAAAACAAGACCTAGTCATGAGGAACATCTCAGATAAACTCCAAAGTTTTGATAGGACCTTAAACATTCACTGTTATCAAATTAAATCAATaaaatctgattttattttttatttttttatttcagaagCACAGGAGTACACAAAGTTGAAAAGCAGGTATAttagaatagatagatatatagatatgagatagatatacgTGGGAAAGAGAGAGAAAATGCATATCTAAACAGAAAAAGGTTAGCTAAAAAGCATAAGGTCTACGTGGATTGAGTACAAAGAGGGTTAAGAAAACATAGAAGAATAATAGTTATTTGATTTCAAATATTCATGAATACAGAGTATATGAATTTCTTTTTCACAGGCTCCACCTTGCAGTCTAAAGTCTCATGACTTTTATCCAGGGTACAAAGTTgctgcaatcactgtgtacagcAAAAGTCACTTTAAAATTTGAAGAGCTTTCATACACATGGAAAACTATTATTCTTTATCTCTAATCTTTTGCACTGAGAATCTTCCATTACAAGCTATTTCTATATCATTTAAGCACCTAAAGGGGTTCTATAGTTTTATATCTAGTTTGGTATACATATGTCTTACACTTTGATATTGTTTATATTGATGTGTGTAGTGCCTTCACATTTTAATGTAGAATATAACACAAGTATATGTGCTCCTCTATTATAAGTTTATTTTTGCAAATATATAGAATAGACCTATAGAATCCCTTTGAAGTTACATCAATATACCTATTTCCTCAAGCAGTGGCCATCCATACTATTATTTTACCCTGTCCTTAAATATCTTGTACCTTTAATTCTTTCCACCCTTTTCACCCACCTCTCTTCCTCACTCTCCTTCTCTGCCTCCTCCATTCCCAGGTTTACAGCCTCAGGATAAAAGCAAGGATCTGTACTGGTTTTAAAACCTGTTGCCCTTGTAGATCCTCTCCACCTTGTAGAATTGGTGGCAATTCTGAGCTGACATGGAATTGCTTTGGTTTGGTGGTAACAGCTTGTGATCTTGGTTTTCAGCTCGACGTTACACCTTCTGTGGAGGACCTCTCCTCAGCTGATCTTCTCAAAGACTCTCAGCCAAATCACTTAATCCAAGGCCCAGAACCCATGTGTTCCAGCACTAAGACTGCAACCAGAGGATTGGAACAGGACTCCATACAACCGGCCATGCTGGAGACTTTCTTAATTCCTCCTTGCTCAAAGactcatatttttatttaaaatgcgATTGACAAAATAATTGGTGCCACCAAaaatatatagagagatataattatatattaatataattAACTTGCATTCTTATGGGGAAAAAAGACTATTTTTGTTGTTAATATTTTTTATGCCTTTGTGAAAATGTACTTTCAAAACCAAGCTGCCTGAAGAACAAAAGTCCAGTTTGTTTGTAATAATCTTTATGTGGTTACACAGACAAAGCACACACATCCCACATGCAGACTATGGACATAAATAAAAGGACTAGAGGTCGATGGACTCAAAGCCCATATGTGGACATTCAATCCAGTGTGTTGTGAATGGCAAGAATCTATCCAGGGCCACCTGCCCAAAGCTTATAGAAATGCAGCTGTTAGATGGACAACTGTTCAAACTCCAGAAATATGACAAGCAAGGTGGCACTTCTCAGGGTTTAGCCCAACAATtgcatttgattatttttttttttttacaagagaaTTTTATGATGAAAGAAAAATCGCTTTTCAAAACTGACAGCCTGTACATGGATGGAACAACTGCAGCAGAGTGAAAGGTGATACTCTGCAGAGACACATTTTAGTGTGGCCAATGCATCTCCGTGTGTGTATATGTTGCTGTCATCTTGTCACTTTAATTTGTTTGGGAAACTGTGAGAGATGTATTTAATTGTAGGGTTTCTGCATTAAAATATCTTCACGTCCTTAGATGTGTTGAACTGCTGATCATTGACCTATAGGATTATTATTACATAGGGGAAAATGTAGAGCTAATAAATTGTTTATATCACCTATCAGGCATATTGCACAATGTACTTATATCATTGCAATTTTTTATAGCAGTCACACGTTTAAGATGTTCTTTTGGGTACAGACGCAGCCACACATATTGAAGATGTTCAGTTGGGTGTAAAAGCagtaaaacatatttaaaaagtTCAGTTGGGTATAAAAGCAGTCAAACATATTTAAGAAGCTCAGTTTAGTATAGAAGCAGTCACACATATTTAAGAAGTTCAGTTGGGTATAGAAGCAGTCACACATATTTAAGAAGTTCAGTTTAGTATAGAAGCAGTCACACATATTTAAGAAGTTCAGTTGGGTATAGAAGCAGTCACACATATTTAGGAAGTTCAGTTTGGTATAGAAGCAGTCACACATATTTAAGAACTCAGTTTAGTATAGAAGCAGTCACACATATTTAAGAAGTTCAGTTGGGTATAAAAGCAGTCACACATATTTAAGAAGTTCAGTTGGGTATAAAAGCAGTCAAACATATTTAAGAAGTTCCGTTGGGTATAGAAGCAGTCACACATATTTAAGAAGTTCAGTTGGGTATAGAAGCAGTCACACATATTTAAGAAGTTCAGTTTAGTATAGAAGCAGTCACGCATATTTAAGAAGTTCATTAGGGTATAAACTCAGTCAGACATATTTAAGAAGTTCAGTTGGGTATAAAATCAGTCACACATATTTAAGAAGTTCAGTTGGGTATAGAAGCAGTCACACATATTTAAGACGTTCAGTTTAGTATAGAAGCAGTCACACATATTTAAGAAGTTCATTAGGGTATAAACTCAGTCAGACATATTTAAGAAGTTCAGTTTAGTATAGAAGCAGTCACACATATTTAAGAAGTTCAGTTTAGTATAGAAGCAGTCACACATATTTAAGAAGTTCAGTTGGGTATAGAAGCAGTCACACATATTTAAGAAGTTCAGTTGGGTATAGAAGCAGTCACACATATTTAAGAAGTTCAGTTTAGTATAGAAGCAGTCACACATATTTAAGAAGTTCAGTTGGGTATAGAAGCAGTCACACATATTTAAGAAGTTCAGTTGGGTATAGAAGCAGTCACACATATTTAAGAAGTTCAGTTTAGTATAGAAGCAGTCACACATATTTAAGAAGTTCATTTGGGTATAGAAGCAGTCACACATATTTAAGAAGTTCATTTATGTATAGAAGCAGTCACACATATTTAAGAAGTTCATTTGGGTATAGAAGCAGTCACATATGTTTAAGAAGTT
The genomic region above belongs to Bufo gargarizans isolate SCDJY-AF-19 chromosome 4, ASM1485885v1, whole genome shotgun sequence and contains:
- the VGLL2 gene encoding transcription cofactor vestigial-like protein 2 isoform X1 translates to MSCLDVMYQVYGPPQPYFTAAYSPYHQKLAFYSKMQEAAESASSSASSSTSSSASSFSTHAPASIKEEDCSPEKERPPEAEYINSRCVLFTYFQGDISSVVDEHFSRALSQPSSYSPSSASAKASHSASSWRDPSFPMSQRSFPPSFWNSSYQPSAAPPTLGSSLASPLSGPHTEIPFGADPYSPASLHSHLHQGPPEPWHHAHHHHHHPYSIGGAINSQGSSYPRATMHEVYSTHFDPRYSSLLVPASVRPHRITPAGTAPGATQCDLSKGEPSGSAWTSPGPYPGPAGDMGQSLGLNVDAGLQPQDKSKDLYWF
- the VGLL2 gene encoding transcription cofactor vestigial-like protein 2 isoform X2; translation: MSCLDVMYQVYGPPQPYFTAAYSPYHQKLAFYSKMQEAAESASSSASSSTSSSASSFSTHAPASIKEEDCSPEKERPPEAEYINSRCVLFTYFQGDISSVVDEHFSRALSQPSSYSPSSASAKASHSASSWRDPSFPMSQRSFPPSFWNSSYQPSAAPPTLGSSLASPLSGPHTEIPFGADPYSPASLHSHLHQGPPEPWHHAHHHHHHPYSIGGAINSQGSSYPRATMHEVYSTHFDPRYSSLLVPASVRPHRITPAGTAPGATQCDLSKGEPSGSAWTSPGPYPGPAGDMGQSLGLNVDAARRYTFCGGPLLS